The Syntrophorhabdaceae bacterium genome includes the window CTGCCGCAGCCCACACAGCGCTCACGGTTGTAGAAAAGCTCGGGTTTTAACGCTTGAGATTCGGGATTCTGACACCACACACAGGATAAAGGACACCCTTTGAGAAAAACGGTCGTACGAATGCCCGGGCCATCATGGATTGAGTAGCGCTGTATGTTGAAGACCACACCCTTGATATCGCCATCTTCGCTTGCCACCGACTTTATTTCCTTTTCTTTGTTATCCATAATGTATTACCGCCTGATGGTCATAAGATATTAATGTATACTATTATACGAGATTCATGGTAGTCAAGACTTTTATGCCGGGCGGGGATCGAACGAAGGCGGATAAAATTTATTGACAAGGGTGCAGATATTGTGGTTTTTTTTAGCTGCTGTCACAAACAAAACTGTATGCCGACAAGAACATCTCAAAGAAACCTATCAATCCGGGAACAAATTTGGGCGGAGTCATAAGAATAAGCAAAGGTTTTTTGATTTATAGAACGGGAGAAAAAACATGTTAAACGGATATCGTGTGTTAGATCTTACAGACGAAAAAGGTTCTGTCTGCGGTAAAATCCTGGGCGATCTTGGCGCCGATGTGATCAAGATAGAAAGACCCGGAGGCGATCTCTCGCGGCGGATCGGTCCGTTTTTGCAGAATACGCCCGATCCGGAGAAGAGCCTCCACTGGTCTAGCTATAACAGTAGCAAGAGGGGCATCACGCTCAACCTCGATAACCCCGAGGGACAGGAAATATTCAAGAAGCTCGCAGACAAGGTAGACGTGATCATCGAATCGTTTGCCCCGGGCCACCTGCAGTCCCTCGGTCTCGGCTATGTTGAGCTCAGTGCCTCTAATCCGAAACTGATCATGACATCCATAACCCCCTTCGGGCAGACAGGCCCCTACAAGGACCGTAAGGCCTCGGACCTCGCCATTCTCGCCATGAGCGGGCTTATGAGCATTACCGGAGACCCTGATCGTGCCCCCGTTCGGATGTGCCTTGACCAGACTTACAGCTTAGGGGGCATACATGCAGTGGTAGGGATTCTGCTCGCCATTAACTACAGGAGGGTCTCAGGAGAGGGACAATATGTGGACGTCTCCATGTATGAGGCTGCGGTTCGCGGCAATTACTGGGAACCGGCACGATGGGAATTCCTGAAAGTCCTGGTTAAGAGGGCTGGTAACCGGTTTCCCCGGGCTGCAGCAAAAGGTCTTCAACTGTGGCGCTGCAAGGACGGGTACGTCACATGGTTATTGACGGGCGGTGTCACGGGCGCGAAGCAGATGAAAGCGCTCATCACATGGATGTCCGAACTCAACCGGGCCGATATACTGAAAGATGTTGACTGGGCCACGCTGCATCTTTCCGAGGTGTCGCAGGAGCAACTCTCCGCGTGGGAAGCGGTCATTGAAAAATTCTTCACGGGCTTCACCATGGACGAGCTTGAGGTGGAGTCCATCAAAAGGGGCATCCCTATGGCCCGCGTAAATAGGATTGATAATGTGACCAAAGATACGCAGCCTATTGCCCGCGGCTTCTGGAAAGAGCTCCCTGTTGCGGGAACAACTCAAACCATCGGGTATCCCGCATTCCCTTTTCTCGCCAGCGAAACCGATACTCATGTTAAGATGCGGGCACCAAAGATCGGCGAGCATAATGAGGAGATATACGAAAAGGAGTTGGGTCTATCCAAACAATCCATATCATCCCTCAAAGAACGCGGCGTTCTTTGAGTAACACACAAGAGGTATTCGCATGACGGCACAAAAAGGCGCTTTAGAAGGCATAAGGGTATGTGATTTCAGCTGGGTGGGCGCAGGCCCGCTCGCCACCAAGTATCTTGCGGATTTCGGTGCACAGGTCATCAAAATAGAGTCTACAAAGCACCCCGACATAGGACGCTTGAGCGCGCCCTTCAAGGACAATATCATCCACCCGGACCGGAGTGCTTTCTTCCTTCATTCAAATACAAGTAAGATGAGCATCACCCTGAATATCAGACATCCGAAAGGCGTAGAGATTGCAAAGAAGATCGTGAAGATCTCCGACATCGTTATGGAGAACTTTACCCCGGGCGTTATAGAGAAGCTGGGGCTCGGTTACGAGGAATTGAAAAAGATAAAACCCGATATTATCATGGCGAGCTCAAGTATCTACGGGCAGACAGGCCCTAAGAACCGTTTCAGCGGCTTCGGAAACTCGGGCGCTTCCATCTCCGGCCACTACATGCTTACGGGTTGGCCTGACAGGGACCCCGTGACCCCGGGCATAGCATACGCCGACGTGGTCCAGCCCCTTTTCACCGCCGCCGCGCTGATGGCCGCCATCGATTTCAGGGAGAGGACCGGAAAAGGACAGTACATCGATACGACCCAGGTTGAAACCATGGTCCAGTTCATATCGCCCGCCATACTCGACTACTTCGCCAACGGCACCATTGAAACGCGACAGGGCAACCGTTCGAGCTACGCGTCCCCCCACGCTGTTTTTCCCTGCAAGGGCGATGACCGGTGGTGCGCCCTCGCTGTTTTTAACGAAACAGAGTGGATGGGACTTGTGAGGCTCATGGGCAATCCATCATGGACAAAGGATGCAAAGTTCTCCACGTTTACCTCGAGAAAACAAAACGAAGATGCGCTTGAAACGCTCATCGGCCAATGGACCATACAGTATGACCGCGAGGAACTGGTAGACATGCTGCAAAAGGTTGGTGTGCCCTCGGGGCCCGTACAGGATGCGTCTGACCT containing:
- a CDS encoding CoA transferase encodes the protein MLNGYRVLDLTDEKGSVCGKILGDLGADVIKIERPGGDLSRRIGPFLQNTPDPEKSLHWSSYNSSKRGITLNLDNPEGQEIFKKLADKVDVIIESFAPGHLQSLGLGYVELSASNPKLIMTSITPFGQTGPYKDRKASDLAILAMSGLMSITGDPDRAPVRMCLDQTYSLGGIHAVVGILLAINYRRVSGEGQYVDVSMYEAAVRGNYWEPARWEFLKVLVKRAGNRFPRAAAKGLQLWRCKDGYVTWLLTGGVTGAKQMKALITWMSELNRADILKDVDWATLHLSEVSQEQLSAWEAVIEKFFTGFTMDELEVESIKRGIPMARVNRIDNVTKDTQPIARGFWKELPVAGTTQTIGYPAFPFLASETDTHVKMRAPKIGEHNEEIYEKELGLSKQSISSLKERGVL
- a CDS encoding CoA transferase encodes the protein MTAQKGALEGIRVCDFSWVGAGPLATKYLADFGAQVIKIESTKHPDIGRLSAPFKDNIIHPDRSAFFLHSNTSKMSITLNIRHPKGVEIAKKIVKISDIVMENFTPGVIEKLGLGYEELKKIKPDIIMASSSIYGQTGPKNRFSGFGNSGASISGHYMLTGWPDRDPVTPGIAYADVVQPLFTAAALMAAIDFRERTGKGQYIDTTQVETMVQFISPAILDYFANGTIETRQGNRSSYASPHAVFPCKGDDRWCALAVFNETEWMGLVRLMGNPSWTKDAKFSTFTSRKQNEDALETLIGQWTIQYDREELVDMLQKVGVPSGPVQDASDLVDRDPQLRARESFVKLTHPVIGECNHPVPPVKLSKSPAQVKTSPCLGQHNEYVYLDLLGIPDEEFVELLNDGVLE